From Vigna angularis cultivar LongXiaoDou No.4 chromosome 11, ASM1680809v1, whole genome shotgun sequence:
CATGAGGCATCATATTTAGGTGCAGAAGGTGAAGAAGTACTACAACATGCCATGGAGTGCTCAAGGGCTCACCTGCACCAGTCACTACCACACTTAAGTCCTGAAGTAGGAAGAGTAGTTGTTGAAGCGTTAAAACTTCCAAGACACCAAAGAATGGTAAGGTTGGAAGCAAAAAATTACATGGTACAATATAGCAAAGAAAGTAGCCAAATTCCTGCTCTTCTAGAATTGGCAAGGCTAGACTATGACATGGTTCAGTCGATGCACCAGAAAGAATTAGCAGAGATCTCAAGGTACTTTTGCTTTCCACCCTatgataataacaaataattgaatCATGATTGAGGTTGGTTTGAGtcaagaaaagaaatatatttaataaaggTTATATGTATAATCTTTGTCAATGGCTTGTTTGATTTCTGTTCTCCAAAGTAGTGTCTAAATTTCGAATTTCTGAATAGATGTCTGCAACCAGCACATAAAAAATTGGTTGTCTAGCTTAGTGTTGAATTTATCTCagttttacttttaccattttcaattttttatgatattaaacATAAGACTGTTTGCATGATTTGATTAGGTGGTGGAAAGACCTGGGACTGATCGAAAGACTTGGTTTTGGAAGAGATGGACCAAGAGAGTGCTTCCTATGGGCGTTGGGAGTTTTTCCAGAACCACGTCATTCAAATTGTCGTATCGAACTTGCAAAAGCTATTTGCATTTTGCAAGTTATAGATGATATGTTCGACACATACGGAACATTAGATGAACTTATTCTTTTCACCGAGGCAGTGCAGAGGTTTGCATCTAGAATTTCTTCGAATTACACTCAACTAGCCAAATTAAGAATCAAAATGAGAAACTATGGTTGTTTGCAGGTGGGATCTTGATGCAATGGAGAAGCTACCTGAATATATGAAGATATGTTACATGGCCTTGTATAACACCACCCATGAGATTGCATACAGAATTCAGAGGGATCATGGGCAAACTGTTGTTGCTTCCTTGAAAAGAACAGTAAGATAATATCATCATCCTTTTAAATTGAAACATTGCTGAAACTATAGGTAGAGAGTAGGAGGTTAATGAGAGAATGGTGTTTAATTGTTGCAGTGGATAGACTTACTAGAAGCTTATCTAAAAGAAGCTAAATGGTTCAACGACAAATATGTTCCTGCTTTTGAGGAATATTTGGATAATGGGGTGATTTCTTCAGGATCATGCTTGGCCTTAGTACATGCAACTGTCCTCATTGGGGAAAACCTCTCAAGAGAAACCATTTCCTTGATGAGTCCATATCCAAGACTCTTTACTTGTTCTGGAGAAATTCTTAGGCTTTGGGACGACTTAGGAACCTCAAAGGTATATCACTCTATATTGGTacatcaacatacacatctAATTCACTTGCTCATAAAAACTGTTTGGTTCCTAAACATCATAATTGTAGTTAtgctaaatttttaaattagattacTGTTATATTGGAACATGAATCTGGACAATGGGATGAGAAGTTGATGATGTTTCATTTTCAGGAGGAACAAGAAAGAGGTGATAATGCTTGTAGCATACaatgactcatgaaagaaaacGATATTTTAGATGAAAGTTTTGCTAGAAAGCATATAAGACGACTCCTGGGAAACTTATGGCCTGAGCTAAATGGTCTTGCTATGGCTACTACCACTCTACCTTCTGCTGTTACGAAGGCTTCTTTCAACATGGCTAGAACTTCTCAGTTTATTTATCAACATGGCGATGATCAACAGATGCCTACAGTTGATGATCTAGTACAGGCATTATTGTTTACACCTTCTGACAAATATGGGGAAGAAAGTGATATCAATTGTGTTGTATGATTGTGTTAACCACTGCTgctcattttttattatctttgttAGTTTAGCTTTAGTCTAGTTAGCTTATCACATTTATTCCCTTATATATTATAGGCAGTACTTCTTTGTAACATAACACTCtgtaattgtattttttatcctACAATAaatttttgctttctttttctttttatttatatgatagAGTCTTAGGAtcaatacatttatatttatatgatattttaaataaaattcaatgtaaaatataaatataaataaacataattttgttatatatatttatataatatttatctaaaaattaaatttgattttaatttagagataaataaaattatttgtttttaaaaataattaagattgaatggagtaaaataaatatatagaaaccaaattgagactaagATATTAATACTTAGTGTGACATTGTTATTTACGGATACCATttgtagggaggttcaacacatacacatagattTTTACATTGGTAAGATATTGTTCGCTTTGGGACAAATCCTCACGGATTTGTTTTTGGTACAACTTTAAAAAGGCCTCTTACTAATAGagatatcttatgtgtatataaacttatgagtgtttcatcctgcacctccaatgATTTCATCATGCACCTCCAATTTCCTAAAATGCCCTTAATTAATAAATGACTTAAAAGTTtaatcttttgattattgaaaaTTTCCGTACCACCATTGACTTCACCTCTATTTTCCACCAATTAAGAAACATGCATTCTGCTCCTCTGTACCCCTTCACCCCTCCACTCCTTGGACCCTTCATTCCTGCACCCCCTCACCCCTACACCTCTTAGCATcccattttatttataaagaaaccATACGGCTCTTTCACAACTCTTCACTGgaatttgataatatatttttttcttcagagTCATTGAGTATTATCTAAAGAGAAGTATTGTTCCGAGTATGCAGTTTGGAGTGGTGTATTGGCAGCTTGACTCTTTGTGTTGGTGCAGTTTCGGATTACCTTGttcttatttgtgtttttgCTGTAGAAAGAagttagtatttatttttaatatgtgtgTGCATAGATAGATTTCATGGTTGGATTGTTATTGATGGAGATGTAATCTAGGTTCGTTAATGCATGCTACCGAAAATGAAACGATGAACTCATGTAATGCGGGTAGCCGATGATGTCGATCGACTGCGGATGGCCGATGATGTTGATCGGATGTGGAGATCCGATTGATGCGCATCGGATGTGGAAATCCGATTATGTGAAATTTCGGATATACATATCCGATACTCAACTtagattataatatttaacttagattatattaaatattacgTATGTTGTTTAccttagtttatttatttttaatatttaaattattttttatctttacatATGATTTTGAAACAAATTGAGAATAACGAAATGCATATGAATCGGACCTGGAGATCCGATAGTGAGAATTCGGATATCAATATCCGATACATGTTTAATgttatacataaaattttaattatgttattgttttacttattttattaattttaaaattatttatgattttgtattagtctataatgaaattatatattttttaatttatataattttgttttctgaatttattaaaattaataaaagtaatttagaataaaaaactcAATTAGCTATTGCATATggaaattcaattatatatatatatatatatatatatatatatatatatatatatatatatatatatatatatatatatatatatatatatatatatatatatatatatatatatatatatatatatatatatatatcggaATTCCATATCCGagaatgaaaatttttcaaTTATCTTATTTAGTACCAGTGCTTGGTATTAAGTTGAACATacatttttcatgaaaaaaaattgagttaccTATTTGAATACTCAATTATTACAAGTAAGGATTagcatttatttaaaaaattcctAAGATATTTGACGgccattcatttatttatataatttgtagttattttatatattattttattattgtataattatatttaagtatatgtataatttttatgaatttataatataattagataatatgtaattttttcataattttccaTGTTGtgttatgaatattatttaagtaGGTTTGTTTTATATAAAAGCTGAATAAAActagttaactttatttttataattattatttgttgttaatataaaaaatgcattttaaatatataatttttaataattttttatatagttttatgtttatttaactTGGTGTTTGATTTAAGTTAGATTATAttgttcataaatttataattgtataattattggattagtttttgattttataatataattataaattttaaatttattgtattattttttttattttttataggtGATTATAATTTAAATGGACGAATATCATTATGGGATGGATTCTGAAATAAATTATACCATGCAATCacaattttcatcatttataaaTGAGGTTGCTGAGGAAGATCTGACGAATAATTTCAcaacaaatgaaattttttcttctcgtgaaaacttaattgaatgGGTAAAAGGGATTGCAAATGATCTAGGATTTGTTGTGGTGACTATAAGATCCGATAAAGCTACCGGTCAACCTGGGAGAAAGACGTTTGTATTGCTAGGATGTGAAAGAGGcgaaaaatatagaaaatacaaaCCCGACCAACCTAGTACATATGGCACCCGAAAATGTGAGTGTCCTTTCCAGTAAAGGGCAAACCATCTGGTAATGGCGATGGGTGGGTATTACAAGTGATATGTGGATACCATAACCACGATTTAGCAAAAACTTTAGTGGGGCATCCTTATGCTGGTAGGTTAAATCCTACTGAACAAGCAGTACTTGTTGATATGACTAAAACCCAAGTAACACCagcaaatattttattgactctgaaacaaaataatgaGCATAATGTAACTACAATAAAACAAGTTTACACAGCAAGGTATACATATAAACGCTCATTGAGAGGGTCGAGAACTGAGCTGCAAcaattgatgatgatgttggatcGGGATAATTACATACATTGGAGTAGATGTGCAGAGGATTCTGAAGTTGTTAGTGACCTCTTTTGGACACATCCTGATGCAATCAAGTTATTAAAtgcatttaatgttgttttgttaatgGATTCAacttacaaaacaaataaatatcgGTTGCCATTGTTAGAGATTGTTGGTATGACATCTATTGGGTTAACCTACTCAGTCGCATTTGCATTCTTATCAAGTGAGCgtcaaaataatttcacttgggCTCTTCAAAAGCTTAGAGGTTTATTTTTGACATCTGATACCGGTCCACAAGTCATTGTCAACTTGATCTCCTCCCGTTcctaaacaataatatttagcgataaaattatttcaactaaacaatattcattaaaattaaagttttccACTTACCCGACCCTGCCATATCGCATAAGCAACATGGTGAATGTAATGTGTCAATACTGAAGCGTTTAATGGACCTCCAGGAAATCCACCTTCAACAACATCCTCATGATCCTCAACTGTATCCTCGTGAAACCTCACATCTCCTTGGTCCTCAACATGAATATCAGACTCAACTGCTCCACGTCTTCTACGAGCAGAAGCTGTTGGTCTTCGCCTCTCACCCTGTGACAAACTCTCTCCGCGATGTGAAGAGGAACCTCCTCGAGTACGAGCCATGTCTAtctaaatttctttattaacaataatattataataattacaaaaagttcactactaaaaaatattaaattattcaaaacaatttatttcaaataaaatcaatttaactaattcattataaaattaaataatatattattacaaacaaaataacttaaatctccaaaaaaattataaatattgcaaataattacaaaaagtaattaaaacatttttaactaactgtaaaaatctaatatttgacaaaaaaaaaataacaacaaatcttttaactataaaaaaagttaattcacatcttcatataaataaaaaattaattcaatttaaacaaatttattaaaataaaaatcaaataactataaattcaaaaattataacagaaagtttaaaataattagaacagaacatttaaaaaaattaaaacatgaatTTTGAAGTTATTATAACAgaatatttaaagtaattaaaacagaaaatataaaataattcaaacaaataatataaaataaataaaacagataaattaaaatatttaaatttatttaattaaaaataaaaaatttaattcgaatctttatttaaataaataattcattcaattataaaaattttattcaaataaaaatcaaa
This genomic window contains:
- the LOC108333763 gene encoding uncharacterized protein LOC108333763, translating into MARTRGGSSSHRGESLSQGERRRPTASARRRRGAVESDIHVEDQGDVRFHEDTVEDHEDVVEGGFPGGPLNASVLTHYIHHVAYAIWQGREREEIKLTMTCGPVSDVKNKPLSF
- the LOC108333347 gene encoding probable terpene synthase 11, which gives rise to MSSTITMAITQPRVSSFTSRFAYRSSQPLMNQLRNLSCKTSTPSIMKLSINSIALPPKVPTQTIPTMTSLEQLKIKSQEVLLDSSDSLRTLKLIDTIQRLGIDHHFEEEINLQLGRVADCNNAQDLFATALQFRLLRHNGWSTSSDVFNKFLDKSGNFKESVTGDVWGMLSLHEASYLGAEGEEVLQHAMECSRAHLHQSLPHLSPEVGRVVVEALKLPRHQRMVRLEAKNYMVQYSKESSQIPALLELARLDYDMVQSMHQKELAEISRWWKDLGLIERLGFGRDGPRECFLWALGVFPEPRHSNCRIELAKAICILQVIDDMFDTYGTLDELILFTEAVQRWDLDAMEKLPEYMKICYMALYNTTHEIAYRIQRDHGQTVVASLKRTWIDLLEAYLKEAKWFNDKYVPAFEEYLDNGVISSGSCLALVHATVLIGENLSRETISLMSPYPRLFTCSGEILRLWDDLGTSKEEQERGDNACSIQ